GAGCCCTTTTTCAATCCCTCCTTGAGGCCGCCAGGACCGCGAATGATGGCTTCCACCTCACGCGAGCCGGTGACGCAGATGAAGACGATATCGGATGCCGCTGCCACCTCGCGCGCGGTCGCCGCTTCCTTGGCCCCTCGGCCCAGCATATCTTCCGCGGGCTTGCGGTTCCTGCGGCCAAGGAAGGTCAGGCTGTAGCCCTTGTCGACGATATTCTTCGCGATGCCATGCCCCATCAGGCCAAGGCCAATGAAGCCGATCTTTTCGTTCGCGGCGGTCGTGCTCATGTCTTCAAGTCCTGTTGCGGTGATTGATATTCGGCGCTGCCATTTTGCAGGCGAGGATGGTTGCGGAATGCCATATTGTCTGACAATACACATAAATCCCAGGCATTGGAGGGCAAAATGACGAAGCGGATCATGTTCACCGGTGGCAGCGGCAAGGCCGGACGCCATGTCGTGCAGTATCTGGTCGAGCAGGGTTGCCAGGTGCTCAACATCGACACCAAGCCGCTCGACAATCCCAAGGTGCGCACGCTGATCACCGATATCACCGACAGCGGGCAGGTGTTCAACGCGCTGTCGAGCTATATGGGGTTGCACGAGTTCGACCCGTCGTTGCGCGCCCAACCGGTCGATGCCGTCGTGCACTTCGCCGCGATCCCGCGCATCATGATCACGCCCGACAACGAAGTGTTCCGCATCAATGCGATGGGCACCTACAATGTCATCGAGGCGGCGGTGAAGCTCGGCATCCGCAAAGTGGTGATCGCGTCCAGCGAGACAACCTATGGCCTCGTGTTCGCCAACGAGCCGCGCAACCCCACGCATTTCCCGCTCGATGAGGACTACGATGTCGACCCGATGGACAGCTATGCGCTGTCCAAGATCGTCAACGAAAAGACGGCCCGCTCGTTCGCGCTGCGCAGCGGCATCGACATCTATGCCTTGCGCATCGGCAACGTCATCGAACCGCACGAATATTCGCTGTTCCCGAAATGGTTCGCCGACCCCAGTTTCCGCAAGCGCATTGCCTGGAGCTATGTCGATGCACGCGACCTCGGCCAGATCACGCTGCGCGCCATCGAAAAGGATGGGCTCGGCTTCCAAGTGTTCAACGCCGCCAATGACGACACCTCGTCCGACCTGCCGACCGCCGAATTGCTGAGGCGGTTCTATCCGGGCGTGCCGGTCAAGGGCGAACTCGGCGAATATGAGACGCTGCTGTCGAACCGCAAGGCCAGGGACATGCTGGGCTTCCGCCCCGCTCATAGCTGGCGCAAATACGTCAAATAGGGCCCGATAGCGGGCAAATCCGGGTTGATCTGTGCACAGCGGCCGGCTTTGCGGGTGAAGCCGCCAGCCGCGCTTGACAGCTTGCTGAAACCGGACTTTCTGGAGCCCATGCGGGACGCAAAGCCGAACAAGGAAAAATCGCCGAAGAAAACGGCCGCCACCGAGCGCCCGGCCGGTGTTCGCCGCGCCGACGCGGCGCGCATTCCGGGCGCCAGCGTGCATACGTCGCTGGCCAGCGAGATTGGCCTGAGGATCGTGCGCGGCGACTATCCGCCGGGCACCATCCTGCCCAATGAAGCCAAATGGTCGGAAATCTTCAGCGTCAGCCGTTCGGCGGTGCGCGAAGCCATCAAGATGCTGATGGCCAAGAGCCTTCTGGCATCGCGCCCCAAGATCGGCAGCTGGGTCGAGCCGAAGGAGCGCTGGAACCTGCTCGATCGCGATGTGCTGGCCTGGTACGCGACCTCGCCGGACCGCGAGGTGTTCCTCAAGACCGTGCAGGAATTCCGCCACATCATCGAGCCGGAGGCGACGGCCTTTGCCGCCATGCGGCGCACCGACGAGCAGATGGCCGAGATCAGTCGGGCATGTCGTGAGATGGGGGAGGCGACCAGCCTGCAGGAGCGCACGCGCGCCGACACGCGCTTCCATCTGGCGATCTTGCGGGCTTCGGGCAACGACCTCCTGGTGCCGCTGGGCGTGCTGATCGAATCCGCGTTCGACCATCTCTTCACCTTCACCACACGAGCCGTTGACGATCTCAACCATGCGCAGAAGCTGCATGAGGCGATCGAGAAGAACATCCGGCTGCAACGGCCGGATGCGGCGCGCAACGCCGTGCGCAAGCTGTTGGCCAATACCGACACGGTCATTCGGTCGCGCTAGATTTCCGGCTTTCGGCCTATGCTTCGCCCGTTGCGATGGATCTGTTGAAGTCGCCGCGAGTCCCTTGCCACCGCCCCGTCGAAGCCGGCTTCGCGCATCGTCTCGATGGCGGCGGTTCGGTCCAGCCGTAATTTGCCACCCTTGGCGGGGGAGGCGATGCGGCGCCAGTGTGGCGACAGTCAAAAAAATCCGATAGCCGTGTCGGATCAGCACCGTGCTGGCCGTCCTTGGAACATCGACCAGAAAGCACAAAGGAACATCGAAATGCCAAGCACCGTACGTCTGCACCGCGTCCTCACGACCAATCCGCAGAAGGTCTATCGCGCGTTCATCGAGGCCGATGCACTTGCCAAGTGGCTGCCGCCGAACGGCTTCACCTGCACGGTCCATCATTTCGAAGGCAAGGTCGGCGGTACGTTCAAGATGTCGTTCCGCAACTTCACCACCGGTAACAGTCACTCGTTCGGTGGCGAATATGTCGAACTCGTTCCGGGCGAACGCCTGCGCTACACCGATCGTTTCGACGATCCCAACCTGCCGGGTGAGATCGAGGTGACTGTGACGTTGACGAAAGTGTCCGTGGGCACGGAAGTGAACATCACGCAGGCCGGTATTCCGGATGTCATTCCCGCCGAAGCCTGCTATCTCGGCTGGCAGGAATCGCTTCGCAACCTGGCCAAGCTCGTCGAACCCGAGATCAATCAGTAAGTCCGCCGCCAAGGCATACCCAGGGATGGCGCCGTTCTTCCCAAGCGATGCGAGTCGGGGCCGGGAAGGTCGGGTCGGCAAAGCAGCCGACCGCAACGGCGATCCATTCCGGTTTCTGCTCCGGCTCCCAGAAGACGCTCGAGCCGCAGGCGGCACAGAAATGGAAGGCCACTTGGCGGCCGCTCTGTGCCGATCGGCTGTAGATGCCGGCCGTGCCTTCGGCCGCCGCCTTGTCGCGTTCGAAGAACGCGGCGACGCCGTATGTGCTGCCCGTCCGCTTCTGGCAGTCGAGGCAATGGCAGAGCGCGACCAGTGCCGGCTCTCCGTCACATGAGATCTTCAACTGCCCGCAGGCGCAGGATGCGGTTCGCATGGCTGTCCTTTTCGATGATGTGATGCATCACTCGCCTTGTCGGCGGTCGGCATATCGGAGTTTTCGGGGAGGATTGGCCCTGACGGCTGCTCGTGCGCCGACCGAGAGGCCGCCATTGTTAAATGCTGTGGCCGGTTGCTTCAACCACGATCAGCGGAACATGCCAATCATCGGGTTGAGACGCTGCTTGCGATAGGGCTGGAGCCACGGATTTGCCGGCCGTGGCGCTGCTCGGCGCCACGAATACGCCGATAGTGGCGGAAACGGTCGCCGATTTGCTGAGCCGCCGACAGGAAACGCCTTGACCCAAACCGCTTCCAGCCAGGCCGGCCCTGGCATCGACAGTGCCTATGCATGGATGCGGCTGGGCATCTCGATGGTGTTGGCGACCATCGGTGCCGTCGGCATGTGGGCCGTCGTCGTGGTGCTGCCCGCAGTGCAGGTTGAATTCGGCGTCGACCGCGCGGCGGCATCGATGCCCTACACCGCGACCATGGTGGGCTTTGCCTTCGGCAATGTGCTGGTTGGCCGCGCCATCGATCGCATCGGCTACTGGATCCCGGCGCTGATCTCCTCGGTCGCGCTCGCCGCCGGCCTCCTGCTCGCGGCGCTGTCGACCTCGATACTGCAATTCAGCCTTGCCCAGGGGCTGCTGATCGGTGTCGGCACGTCGGTGATCTTTGGACCGCTGATCGCTGATATCTCACACTGGTTCAACCGTCGGCGTGGCGTTGCCGTCACGGCGGCGGCAGCCGGCAACTATCTTGCGGGAGCGATCTGGCCGACCGTCATGCCGACGCTGATCAAGACGGAAGGCTGGCGCTTCACCTATGCGGCAATCGGCATCTTTTGCCTGGTCACCATGGTGCCGCTGGTTCTGATGCTGCGGCGCGGCGCCCCGGAGGCAGCCGCGGTCGGCTCGCCCGGAAGCCGGCCGGTACAGCCGATTTCGCTGTCGCCGGCGGCGCTGCAAGGGCTGCTGGTCGTCGCCGGCCTTGGCTGCTGCGTGGCGATGTCGATGCCGCAGGTCCATATCGTCGCCTATTGCATGGATCTCGGCTATGGCATGGCGCATGGCGCCGACATGCTGTCGATCATGATGGCGGCGGGCGTTGTCAGCCGGCTTGCCTCGGGCTTTGTCGCCGACCGCATCGGCGGGGTGAAGACGCTGCTCATCGGTTCCGTTCTGCAATGCCTGTCACTGCTGTTTTACATCCCGTTTGACGGGCTCGCCTCGCTCTATGTCGTGTCGCTGGTGTTCGGCCTTTCGCAGGGCGGCATCGTGCCTTGCTATGCTATCATCGTGCGCGAATACCTGCCCGCCAAGGAGGCGGGACAGCGCATCGGTATCGTCATGATGGCGACCATCTTCGGCATGGCGATCGGCGGCTGGATGTCAGGCTGGATCTACGACCTTACCGGTTCGTACGCAGCCGCCTTCCTCAATGGCATTGCCTGGAATTTGCTCAACATACTGGCGATCGGGTTGTTTATCTGGAAGGCCAAGCACAGAGTTGTCGTGGCAGCCTGAGGCAAGGGGCGGGCGCGGCCCCGGGGCACACCCCCGGCTTGACAACCGGCAGGCACTGCGCGACGCCAGAGGCCAAGGGTGCGGCAACAGGCCGGTGAGATGGCGACAGCTGGGATGATCGTATTGCGGGCATGCTTCGGCGGCCACGCGCACGGGCCGCGGTCTTGATCAAGCCGCGTCCGCGCCGTGGCGGCGGCCGTCCGACCATCGCCGATGTCGCCGAGAAGGCGGGCGTCGGCGCCATCACCGTGTCGCGTGCCCTGCGCGAGCCGGGGCGTGTCTCCGAAGAGTTGCGCCGCCAGATCCAGGCCGCCGTCGACGAGCTTGGCTATGTGCCGGACCCCAATGCGCGGGCGCTGGCCTCGGCGCGCGCCGAAGTGTTTGGCGTGCTGGTCCCGTCGCTCACCAACAACGTCTTTGCCGAAGTGGTGCGCGGCATCTACGACAGCCTGTCGGACGGCCCGTTTCGCATCCAGCTCGGCAACACCCATTATTCCGGCCTTGAGGAAGAGCGGTTGCTGCAAGTGTTCGGTTCGCAGCGGCCGGCGGCGCTGATCGTGGCCGGCATCGACCAGACGCCATCATCGCGAAAGCTGCTGGAGACGGCGGGCTGCCCGGTGGTGCAGGTGATGGAGACCGGGCCTGACCCGGTCGACATGATGGTCGGATTCTCGCATTTCGACGGCGGCAGGGCGGCGACGGAACATCTGATCGAGGCCGGCTACCGCCGCATCGGCTTCATCGGCGCGCGCATGGATCCGCGCTCACAACGGCGCCTGGCCGGCTATCGCGCGGCGATGGAGAAAGCCGGCCTGTTCGACCCGCGCCTGGTCACCACCACGCCGGTGCCGTCCAGCGTGTCGCTCGGGCGCGAACTGTTCCGCGACGCGCTGGCCAAGATGCCGACGCTGGATGGCGTGTTCTGCAACAATGACGACATCGCGCTCGGCGTGTTGTTCGAGTGCCACCGAGCCTCGATCGCCGTACCGAAGACGATCGGCATCGTTGGCTTCAACGATCTCGACATGATGCAGGTGGCGTTTCCGTCGATCACCAGCATCCGCACCCACCGCTATGAGATCGGCCGCCGCGCTGTGGCCATGGCACTGGCCGCGATTGCCGGCAACAGGCCGGAGCAGCGTGTCGTCGATCTCGGCTTCGACCTCATGCGCCGCGAGAGCACGGCGCGCTGAACACGCTTTCGAGACCCCTTGCAAATGCCGCTTTACACTGCGTCATGGTAGCGCTACCATTTTGCTTGAGCAGGCGCTGAGGCAAGAGGCTAGGGCCTGTTTATTATATATAAGCGACAGCTCAAGCTTGTTTATTATATATAATATGATAATTTTCCTCGACGGGGCGAGGCGACAAGGGAGGGATCGGGTTGGCGGTTTGCCAGCCTGAAAAGGTGTGACCGGGCAGGCGGGAAGTGCCGGCCGGGGGCGCCAGATTTCACAGCGTGAAACGACAATTCAGAATCGCAAATGGGAGGAATATCGATGATCAAGTCACTTGTTGGTGGCATCGTTGCCGCCAGTGCATTCGTCATGCTCAACTCCGCCGCCATGGCCGCCGGCCCGGAGGTCGTATCAGGCCCCGCCGCTCAGGCGGACTGCTTCGCGCCATGGTCCGCCGACACCAAATTCTTCAAATACCCCAAGAAGACCGGTCCGTTCCGCATAGCCTTCGCCAATGGCTATATCGCCAACACCTGGCGCATCCAGATGGTGCAGACCGCCAAGGCCTATGCGGCGCAGCCCGACGTCAAGGCAAAGATCAAGGAATTCAAGGTGGTGTCGACCGGCGAGGATGTGCCGGCGCAGATCTCGGCGATCAACAACTTCATCGATTCTGGCTATGACGCGATCGTCACCGACGCGCAGAACCCGACCGCTTTCGGCCCGGTCATCAAGCGTGCCAAGGAAGCCGGCATCGTGCTGGTTGCCTTCGACAACATCCTCGACACCAAGGACGCCATCAACGTCAATGTCGACCAGAAGGGGCTTGGCGAATTGTGGGCCAAGTGGCTGGTCGAAAAGGTGCCGAAGGGCGGCAAGATCCTCGAAGTGCGCGGCGTCGCCGGCACCTCCGTCGACACCGATCGCCACAACGGCATCCACGAGGTGTTCGCCGCGTCCGGCAAGAAATGGGATGTCACCGAAGTTGCCGGCAAATGGGATGACGGCGTGGCGCAGAAGGTGACCGCCGACGCGATCGCCACCAATGGTCCGTTCGACGGCATCACCGGGCAGGGCGGCGACACGGGCATCGTGCAGGCGATGATCGACGCCAAGCATCCGTTCGTGCCGTTCGGCGGCGAGACCGAGAACGGCTTCCGCAAGTTCTGCGCGGCGCATTCGGCCGATGGCCTGAAATGCACTTCCGCCGGTTCCGGCCCGGCCCAGGTCGCCGTTGCCATC
The nucleotide sequence above comes from Mesorhizobium shangrilense. Encoded proteins:
- a CDS encoding NAD-dependent epimerase/dehydratase family protein, translated to MTKRIMFTGGSGKAGRHVVQYLVEQGCQVLNIDTKPLDNPKVRTLITDITDSGQVFNALSSYMGLHEFDPSLRAQPVDAVVHFAAIPRIMITPDNEVFRINAMGTYNVIEAAVKLGIRKVVIASSETTYGLVFANEPRNPTHFPLDEDYDVDPMDSYALSKIVNEKTARSFALRSGIDIYALRIGNVIEPHEYSLFPKWFADPSFRKRIAWSYVDARDLGQITLRAIEKDGLGFQVFNAANDDTSSDLPTAELLRRFYPGVPVKGELGEYETLLSNRKARDMLGFRPAHSWRKYVK
- a CDS encoding FadR/GntR family transcriptional regulator, producing MRDAKPNKEKSPKKTAATERPAGVRRADAARIPGASVHTSLASEIGLRIVRGDYPPGTILPNEAKWSEIFSVSRSAVREAIKMLMAKSLLASRPKIGSWVEPKERWNLLDRDVLAWYATSPDREVFLKTVQEFRHIIEPEATAFAAMRRTDEQMAEISRACREMGEATSLQERTRADTRFHLAILRASGNDLLVPLGVLIESAFDHLFTFTTRAVDDLNHAQKLHEAIEKNIRLQRPDAARNAVRKLLANTDTVIRSR
- a CDS encoding SRPBCC family protein, translating into MPSTVRLHRVLTTNPQKVYRAFIEADALAKWLPPNGFTCTVHHFEGKVGGTFKMSFRNFTTGNSHSFGGEYVELVPGERLRYTDRFDDPNLPGEIEVTVTLTKVSVGTEVNITQAGIPDVIPAEACYLGWQESLRNLAKLVEPEINQ
- a CDS encoding GFA family protein, whose amino-acid sequence is MRTASCACGQLKISCDGEPALVALCHCLDCQKRTGSTYGVAAFFERDKAAAEGTAGIYSRSAQSGRQVAFHFCAACGSSVFWEPEQKPEWIAVAVGCFADPTFPAPTRIAWEERRHPWVCLGGGLTD
- a CDS encoding MFS transporter, yielding MTQTASSQAGPGIDSAYAWMRLGISMVLATIGAVGMWAVVVVLPAVQVEFGVDRAAASMPYTATMVGFAFGNVLVGRAIDRIGYWIPALISSVALAAGLLLAALSTSILQFSLAQGLLIGVGTSVIFGPLIADISHWFNRRRGVAVTAAAAGNYLAGAIWPTVMPTLIKTEGWRFTYAAIGIFCLVTMVPLVLMLRRGAPEAAAVGSPGSRPVQPISLSPAALQGLLVVAGLGCCVAMSMPQVHIVAYCMDLGYGMAHGADMLSIMMAAGVVSRLASGFVADRIGGVKTLLIGSVLQCLSLLFYIPFDGLASLYVVSLVFGLSQGGIVPCYAIIVREYLPAKEAGQRIGIVMMATIFGMAIGGWMSGWIYDLTGSYAAAFLNGIAWNLLNILAIGLFIWKAKHRVVVAA
- a CDS encoding LacI family DNA-binding transcriptional regulator — its product is MIKPRPRRGGGRPTIADVAEKAGVGAITVSRALREPGRVSEELRRQIQAAVDELGYVPDPNARALASARAEVFGVLVPSLTNNVFAEVVRGIYDSLSDGPFRIQLGNTHYSGLEEERLLQVFGSQRPAALIVAGIDQTPSSRKLLETAGCPVVQVMETGPDPVDMMVGFSHFDGGRAATEHLIEAGYRRIGFIGARMDPRSQRRLAGYRAAMEKAGLFDPRLVTTTPVPSSVSLGRELFRDALAKMPTLDGVFCNNDDIALGVLFECHRASIAVPKTIGIVGFNDLDMMQVAFPSITSIRTHRYEIGRRAVAMALAAIAGNRPEQRVVDLGFDLMRRESTAR
- a CDS encoding sugar ABC transporter substrate-binding protein, with translation MIKSLVGGIVAASAFVMLNSAAMAAGPEVVSGPAAQADCFAPWSADTKFFKYPKKTGPFRIAFANGYIANTWRIQMVQTAKAYAAQPDVKAKIKEFKVVSTGEDVPAQISAINNFIDSGYDAIVTDAQNPTAFGPVIKRAKEAGIVLVAFDNILDTKDAINVNVDQKGLGELWAKWLVEKVPKGGKILEVRGVAGTSVDTDRHNGIHEVFAASGKKWDVTEVAGKWDDGVAQKVTADAIATNGPFDGITGQGGDTGIVQAMIDAKHPFVPFGGETENGFRKFCAAHSADGLKCTSAGSGPAQVAVAIKTAIAALEGEVVPQEVKLPLAVATDPNMKEGTDYFPKESDNFFVGNSFPTCGINFSAQEIMGQSKENQ